Proteins encoded by one window of Anopheles maculipalpis chromosome 2RL, idAnoMacuDA_375_x, whole genome shotgun sequence:
- the LOC126557535 gene encoding uncharacterized protein LOC126557535, with amino-acid sequence MSHRMSSKTRVVFKFIFGLGIWSFLVLGFFKLNGDPVMQHQFQQSPINGRLLLNKDNRWTGNEATSTTTDRYLSPAGLAGAMAGVDEVLVDNRAVIDDEQLVRDVESRLPSLPIAYWSKHKNVVQKKASCARYPSIFELEFNNIYWQTLRSSNGTFQLFGAYYDIRKRSRIGPAVRILGMIDRIEPREKTFCQLWFDGQKEPFIVKTFEYKYIWFNKWGNYKQGIYQPYLIACQIPKPFRGLVPASVSLVEKQCDTATNNLRVLYNRPLDDEKRGFAVCVKGLDFLYDDLSVRLVEWIELLGMLGADKVFFYELQVHPNISKVLRYYEEQERVHVTPLTLPGGQPNVPGFQHLFLSKKTTHKRQNELIPYNDCLYKNMYKYNFIALLDIDEVIMPRRPEDRTWHDLMERVVPKGMKLKNDTYPSYNVRNVYFFDRGEQHEHEWAKDTPRYMHMLQHVTRAKNYTKPNQYVKCFHNPERVLTLHNHFPIACLGGTCHSYPVSTDDAQLQHYRADCVRTLKKSCEEFKENQVRDTTIWKYKDELIQRTRRTLDVLGFFKPSSTGGSGGSLLRGGKDSLYKR; translated from the exons ATGTCGCACCGTATGTCGTCAAAGACGCGGGTCGTGTTCAAGTTCATCTTCGGGCTCGGCATCTGGTCGTTTCTGGTGCTGGGCTTCTTCAAGCTGAATGGCGACCCGGTGATGCAGCACCAGTTCCAGCAGTCGCCCATCAACGGCCGGCTACTGCTAAACAAGGACAACCGATGGACCGGAAATGAGGCCACCTCGACCACCACTGACCGCTACCTGTCGCCGGCCGGGCTGGCGGGCGCAATGGCCGGCGTTGACGAGGTGCTCGTCGATAATCGTGCTG TGATCGATGACGAGCAACTGGTGCGGGACGTGGAATCGCGGCTTCCCTCACTGCCGATCGCCTACTGGAGCAAGCACAAGAACGTGGTGCAGAAGAAGGCCTCCTGCGCCCGCTATCCGTCAATCTTCGAGCTCGAGTTCAACAACATCTACTGGCAGACGCTACGTAGCTCCAACGGCACGTTTCAGCTGTTCGGTGCGTACTACGACATCCGGAAGCGGTCACGCATCGGACCGGCCGTACGCATCCTCGGCATGATCGATCGGATCGAGCCGCGGGAAAAAACCTTCTGTCAGCTGTGGTTCGACGGCCAGAAGGAACCGTTCATCGTGAAGACGTTCGAGTACAAGTACATCTGGTTCAACAAGTGGGGCAACTACAAGCAGGGCATCTATCAGCCGTATCTGATCGCCTGCCAGATCCCGAAACCGTTCCGCGGTCTCGTGCCGGCTTCGGTGTCGCTGGTGGAGAAGCAGTGCGACACGGCGACCAACAATCTGCGCGTCCTGTACAACCGACCGCTGGACGATGAGAAGCGTGGGTTTGCGGTGTGCGTCAAAGGGTTAGACTTCCTGTACGATGATCTGTCGGTGCGGTTGGTCGAGTGGATCGAGCTGCTCGGTATGCTCGGTGCGGACAAAGTGTTCTTCTACGAGCTACAGGTTCATCCGAACATTTCCAAGGTGCTGCGGTACTATGAGGAGCAGGAAAGGGTACACGTCACGCCACTAACCCTTCCCGGTGGTCAACCGAATGTGCCCGGCTTTCAGCATCTGTTCCTGTCGaagaaaaccacacacaagCGCCAGAACGAGCTGATCCCGTACAATGACTGTTTGTACAAGAATATGTACAAGTACAATTTCATAGCGCTACTTGACATCGATGAGGTGATTATGCCACGCCGACCGGAAGATCGTACCTGGCACGATCTGATGGAACGTGTAGTCCCCAAAGGTATGAAGCTGAAGAACGATACCTATCCAAGCTACAATGTGCGCAACGTGTACTTCTTCGATCGGGGCGAACAGCATGAGCACGAGTGGGCAAAGGACACCCCGCGCTACATGCACATGCTGCAGCACGTAACGCGCGCCAAGAACTACACCAAACCCAACCAGTACGTCAAATGCTTCCACAACCCGGAACGGGTACTAACGCTGCACAATCACTTTCCGATTGCGTGCCTGGGCGGTACCTGTCACTCGTACCCGGTGTCCACGGACGATGCGCAGCTACAGCACTATCGGGCCGATTGTGTGCGAACGTTGAAAAAGAGCTGTGAGGAGTTCAAGGAGAATCAGGTGCGTGATACCACGATCTGGAAGTACAAGGACGAGCTGATACAGCGTACGCGCCGTACGCTCGATGTGCTCGGGTTCTTTAAACCATCGTCCACGGGCGGAAGCGGTGGGTCGCTGTTGCGCGGTGGCAAGGACTCACTGTACAAACGGTGA